A single Dreissena polymorpha isolate Duluth1 chromosome 14, UMN_Dpol_1.0, whole genome shotgun sequence DNA region contains:
- the LOC127858359 gene encoding DBH-like monooxygenase protein 1 isoform X1, with translation MLLICGALLIGVWLPRTLGASQPGLKTTEPFDHMAVLDEDGMYTLFWNFNSTHITFEAHVQTKGWVGLGISGNGNMFPGDVALGWVTDHGQVHFADRHTTDHRMPLVDTSQDWFLLHAEETSAGTVLKMVRKLQTCDAADDIDIHNGTNRVIYAFGSDDPQNDRSILYHGATRGTKSLFLLNPDKGDGKIPETKIKHFDFLNLNFMVPNDTTTYLCRAFIMPPIGKHHMIKFEPVITPGNEKHVHHILLSRCKVDNPSQYDGKSDSCYDYQKQVIPNCGDYIISWAIGGESFYLPANVGFSVGAPEDPVLYRMETHYDNPNGRDDILDNSGIRITLTSELRAQEAGMLVMGLLTSFKQVVPPGQSNFVSRAFCRDDCIRLGLTQANIAEFKIFGVLQHSHLAGVRITTRHFRGGNELPPIIDDPNYDFNFQELRRLPKEIAVHPGDNFRIDCHYNTVGKSQPVLGGLATTNEMCLSFAYYYPKTPLANCLWNPTYGMSGADGDAKVYYYMRATWQMIQNADWSNKTVVDWFYQQQSTGPGYEYCAGDSLKIPANFDYTFTGYLPPHDYVEPDTCP, from the exons ATGCTGCTCATCTGCGGTGCTCTTCTAATAGGGGTGTGGCTGCCCAGGACCCTCGGGGCCTCACAACCGGGACTGAAGACCACTGAGCCATTCGATCACATGGCTGTATTAGATGAAGACGGAATGTACACGCTCTTCTGGAATTTTAACAGCACCCATATTACTTTCGAGGCCCACGTGCAAACGAAAG GATGGGTTGGTCTTGGAATCTCCGGAAACGGGAACATGTTCCCCGGCGACGTCGCCTTAGGATGGGTAACCGATCATGGACAGGTTCACTTTGCT GACCGTCACACGACCGATCATCGTATGCCTTTAGTGGACACGTCGCAAGACTGGTTCCTACTGCACGCAGAGGAAACAAGCGCTGGTACTGTTCTGAAAATGGTCCGGAAACTACAGACGTGTGACGCCGCTGACGACATAGACATCCAC AATGGCACAAATCGTGTCATCTACGCGTTCGGCTCGGATGACCCGCAGAACGACCGCAGTATCTTGTACCACGGAGCCACACGGGGAACCAAGAGCCTGTTCCTGCTCAATCCGGACAAAGGGGATGGCAAGATCCCGGAGACGAAGATTAAGCACTTCGATTTTCTTAATTTAAAC TTTATGGTTCCAAATGACACCACTACGTACCTCTGCCGAGCATTTATCATGCCTCCGATTGGTAAGCACCACATGATAAAG TTCGAGCCTGTTATCACACCCGGAAACGAGAAGCATGTGCACCACATCTTGTTGTCCAGGTGTAAGGTGGACAACCCAAGTCAGTATGACGGAAAATCTGATTCATGCTACGACTACCAAAAACAGGTCATTCCTAACTGCGGTGATTACATAATTTCCTGGGCAATCGGCGGAGAG TCATTTTACCTCCCGGCTAACGTTGGATTCTCAGTCGGTGCACCGGAAGATCCGGTTTTGTACCGGATGGAAACCCATTATGACAACCCCAATGGCAGAGACGATATCCTTGATAACTCAG GCATACGCATCACACTGACCTCTGAGCTGCGGGCCCAAGAGGCGGGCATGCTGGTGATGGGACTGCTAACCTCTTTCAAGCAGGTCGTACCCCCGGGCCAGAGCAACTTCGTCTCAAGGGCGTTTTGTCGGGATGACTGCATCAggctg GGACTCACACAGGCAAACATTGCGGAGTTCAAGATCTTTGGCGTCCTTCAGCACTCGCACCTCGCCGGTGTTCGAATAACCACACGTCACTTCCGGGGCGGAAACGAGCTTCCGCCTATTATCGATGATCCGAACTACGACTTCAACTTTCAGGAACTTCGCAGATTACCGAAAGAGATCGCCGTTCACCCG GGGGACAACTTCCGAATAGATTGCCACTACAACACCGTCGGAAAGTCACAGCCTGTCTTG GGCGGACTGGCCACCACCAACGAGATGTGTTTATCGTTCGCCTACTACTACCCGAAAACACCACTTGCCAACTGTTTATGGAATCCGACCTATGGAATGTCCGGGGCCGATGGTGATGCAAAGGTATATTATTACATGCGTGCA ACGTGGCAGATGATCCAGAATGCGGACTGGTCGAATAAGACCGTGGTAGACTGGTTCTATCAGCAGCAAAGCACCGGACCCGGATATGAATATTGCGCTGGAGACAGTTTGAAG ATTCCAGCCAACTTCGACTACACGTTCACTGGCTATCTACCGCCTCATGATTACGTCGAGCCTGACACGTGCCCGTAA
- the LOC127858359 gene encoding DBH-like monooxygenase protein 1 isoform X2, giving the protein MLLICGALLIGVWLPRTLGASQPGLKTTEPFDHMAVLDEDGMYTLFWNFNSTHITFEAHVQTKGWVGLGISGNGNMFPGDVALGWVTDHGQVHFADRHTTDHRMPLVDTSQDWFLLHAEETSAGTVLKMVRKLQTCDAADDIDIHNGTNRVIYAFGSDDPQNDRSILYHGATRGTKSLFLLNPDKGDGKIPETKIKHFDFLNLNFMVPNDTTTYLCRAFIMPPIGKHHMIKFEPVITPGNEKHVHHILLSRCKVDNPSQYDGKSDSCYDYQKQVIPNCGDYIISWAIGGESFYLPANVGFSVGAPEDPVLYRMETHYDNPNGRDDILDNSGIRITLTSELRAQEAGMLVMGLLTSFKQVVPPGQSNFVSRAFCRDDCIRLGLTQANIAEFKIFGVLQHSHLAGVRITTRHFRGGNELPPIIDDPNYDFNFQELRRLPKEIAVHPGDNFRIDCHYNTVGKSQPVLGGLATTNEMCLSFAYYYPKTPLANCLWNPTYGMSGADGDAKTWQMIQNADWSNKTVVDWFYQQQSTGPGYEYCAGDSLKIPANFDYTFTGYLPPHDYVEPDTCP; this is encoded by the exons ATGCTGCTCATCTGCGGTGCTCTTCTAATAGGGGTGTGGCTGCCCAGGACCCTCGGGGCCTCACAACCGGGACTGAAGACCACTGAGCCATTCGATCACATGGCTGTATTAGATGAAGACGGAATGTACACGCTCTTCTGGAATTTTAACAGCACCCATATTACTTTCGAGGCCCACGTGCAAACGAAAG GATGGGTTGGTCTTGGAATCTCCGGAAACGGGAACATGTTCCCCGGCGACGTCGCCTTAGGATGGGTAACCGATCATGGACAGGTTCACTTTGCT GACCGTCACACGACCGATCATCGTATGCCTTTAGTGGACACGTCGCAAGACTGGTTCCTACTGCACGCAGAGGAAACAAGCGCTGGTACTGTTCTGAAAATGGTCCGGAAACTACAGACGTGTGACGCCGCTGACGACATAGACATCCAC AATGGCACAAATCGTGTCATCTACGCGTTCGGCTCGGATGACCCGCAGAACGACCGCAGTATCTTGTACCACGGAGCCACACGGGGAACCAAGAGCCTGTTCCTGCTCAATCCGGACAAAGGGGATGGCAAGATCCCGGAGACGAAGATTAAGCACTTCGATTTTCTTAATTTAAAC TTTATGGTTCCAAATGACACCACTACGTACCTCTGCCGAGCATTTATCATGCCTCCGATTGGTAAGCACCACATGATAAAG TTCGAGCCTGTTATCACACCCGGAAACGAGAAGCATGTGCACCACATCTTGTTGTCCAGGTGTAAGGTGGACAACCCAAGTCAGTATGACGGAAAATCTGATTCATGCTACGACTACCAAAAACAGGTCATTCCTAACTGCGGTGATTACATAATTTCCTGGGCAATCGGCGGAGAG TCATTTTACCTCCCGGCTAACGTTGGATTCTCAGTCGGTGCACCGGAAGATCCGGTTTTGTACCGGATGGAAACCCATTATGACAACCCCAATGGCAGAGACGATATCCTTGATAACTCAG GCATACGCATCACACTGACCTCTGAGCTGCGGGCCCAAGAGGCGGGCATGCTGGTGATGGGACTGCTAACCTCTTTCAAGCAGGTCGTACCCCCGGGCCAGAGCAACTTCGTCTCAAGGGCGTTTTGTCGGGATGACTGCATCAggctg GGACTCACACAGGCAAACATTGCGGAGTTCAAGATCTTTGGCGTCCTTCAGCACTCGCACCTCGCCGGTGTTCGAATAACCACACGTCACTTCCGGGGCGGAAACGAGCTTCCGCCTATTATCGATGATCCGAACTACGACTTCAACTTTCAGGAACTTCGCAGATTACCGAAAGAGATCGCCGTTCACCCG GGGGACAACTTCCGAATAGATTGCCACTACAACACCGTCGGAAAGTCACAGCCTGTCTTG GGCGGACTGGCCACCACCAACGAGATGTGTTTATCGTTCGCCTACTACTACCCGAAAACACCACTTGCCAACTGTTTATGGAATCCGACCTATGGAATGTCCGGGGCCGATGGTGATGCAAAG ACGTGGCAGATGATCCAGAATGCGGACTGGTCGAATAAGACCGTGGTAGACTGGTTCTATCAGCAGCAAAGCACCGGACCCGGATATGAATATTGCGCTGGAGACAGTTTGAAG ATTCCAGCCAACTTCGACTACACGTTCACTGGCTATCTACCGCCTCATGATTACGTCGAGCCTGACACGTGCCCGTAA